The window GTCGTCTTCCTTGGCCAGCTTTTGCCAGAGAGGATACTCCGGGTGGTCCTCCGGGCTCCGGAGGAAGTCGTGCACGTCCATTTCGGTGCGGTGGTAGTCATCCAGCTCGGCGCGGGTCTTTTGTACCCAGTCCTTGATCTCGGCCTTGTACTCGGCATGGAGAGGAGTATCGAGCCGGGTGAGGGGGAAGTTGGAGGTGTAAAGCAGCCAGGAACTCTGATCCTCGTCGCCGATGGTGAGACTGACGAGAAAGAGAGCGGCGATGGCGGCCCACTGCGGCCACCTCAGAACCCGCCAGCCCAGTACAAGCAGGATGCCAATAGCCAGCCCCGGCCAGAGAAATTTTCCGGACGGCTTGGTGAGCAGGAACATGGCGAAGGGCACGAAGAAACACCACCAGAGCCGGCGAGCGCGGACCGGATCTTTTTGCGAGGTCCAGGCGACCCATCCGGCCATGATCCAGACCGTGTAGTTAAAGGTCAGCGTATCCGCGAGCAACTCGTGCTCATACCAGATCAGCACGGGCATTCCCGCATAGAGCACGGTGACCGGAATGATCCACCATTTCCAACCCGTGAAGACCCTGCGGACGATGTAGGCGAGCGGGAGCACGGTCAGCAGCCCGATAGCGGCTTGTATCCAACTCAGCCATCGCAGCGTCCCGCCCGGCAGGAGCGAAATGGGCAGCATGAAAATCGGGTAAAGATACCGTCGCTTTTCGTTGATGCTGAAATACCACTCCGTCATCACGCCATTGGTGAAGCCCATGAAGGAACGCGAGTCGGCATTCCAGAACGCCAGCGGCGAATAATAGAGCAGGATCAACCGCAGCGCTGCCCCAAAGAGCAGGGCCGGGATGCAGAAAATGATCGCGTCGCGCACCAGCGGATGGCGCGCCAGCCAGTCGTGAAGGCGATTCATCTAGGCGGCGGATTTATTGACCGCCTGGAGGAAGGGCTGGATGGAGGCTACGAGTTTCTGGAATCCGGCGAAATCCACCTGCTGCTGGCCATCGCTGAGCGCCTCGGCAGGGTTCGGATGCACCTCGATGAGGAGACCGTCCGCGCCCATGGCGACGGCGCCGATGCAGAGCGAGATTACGAGATCGGCGCGCCCGCACCCCTGGCTCGGATCGATGACGACCGGGAGGTGGCTTTCCTTCTTGGCGATCGCCACGGCGGCGAGGTCGAGGGTGTTGCGAGTGTAGGTTTCAAAGGTGCGGATGCCCCGCTCGCAGAGAAAGACATTCGGGTTGCCGTGGGCGAGCAGGTACTCGGCGGCGAGGAGCCACTCCTCGATGCGCTCGCTCATGCCGCGCTTCAGCAGGACGGCCTTGCCGCTTTTGGCCGCCTCGATGAGGAGTTGGTAATTCTGCGCATTGCGGGCGCCGATTTGCAGGATGTCGGCGGTTTCCGCGACGTGCTCCACATCGCGCTCGCTCAGGACCTCGGTGATGATCTTCAGGCCGGTTTCCTTACGGGCGAGGGCGAGGAGTCGCAGACCTTCCTTGCCGAGGCCCTGGAATTCGTAGGGAGAGGTGCGTGGCTTGTAAGCCCCACCGCGCAGGATGGTCGCACCCGCCGCCTTAACGGCGTGGGCGGTCTTCATGAGTTGCTCCTCGCTTTCCACGGAACAGGGACCGGCCATGAGGCCAAATTTCCCGCCGCCGACCTCTACCCCATCGACATTGATGACTGTATCGGCCGGATGGGATTCACGGCTGGCCAGCTTGTAACGCTTCTGGACGCGCAGGACGCTCTCGACCTGGGGAAAGGCGGTGAGGGACTCCAGGTTGGCGTGGGTGCGCTCGTCCCCGATGGCGGCGATCACGGTCTGCGTCGCTCCATGAATGGGTGCGGGCGTGTACCCGAGCACCTCGACCTCGTGAAGCACCTGGTCGATTTGTTCCTTGCTGGCGTGGGGTCGAAGAACGATGATCATGGTTTCCAGTAATTGAGGGATTCAGCGTCTAAAGGCAGATGAGGGAAGATGTTTGAGCAACTCGGTACGCCATGAAAGATAAAGAGAAAGCAGACCTGATAAAAAGCCTCATTTCCGATGTTGCCCAAGGCCGCCAGGCCGAGTTGCTCGAGGAGATGGTAGAGACCGTCCTGCGTTTCGGACGCGACGGAGCCGGCATCGCCGACCTGAAGCTCTACAGCCGGGCCGTGCGCGAACTGCGCTACGCCACCAGTGTTTTCAGCAAATATCACGGCATCCGCAAGGTGGCTGTCTTCGGCAGCGCCCGGACGAAACGCGAGAGCCAGGAGTATCAACTGGCCCGCGAGTTTGCCCGGCGCATTGTCCAGCATGGATACATGATCATTACCGGGGGCGGAGATGGCATCATGGGTGCCGCTCAGGAGGGGGCTGGTGCGGAGAAGAGCTTTGGGCTGAATATCCGACTGCCCTTCGAGCAGCGGGCCAATGAGGTGATCGATGGCGATCCGAAGCTGATCAATTTTCGCTACTTTTTTACCCGCAAGCTGCATTTCGTGAAGGAAACCCACGCCTTTGTGCTTTTCCCTGGAGGATTCGGCACGCATGACGAGGGCTTTGAGGTGCTGACCCTCATGCAAACGGGCAAGAGTGCGATCGTTCCCATCGTCTTTGTCGATCGCCCAAATGGCCACTACTGGGAGACATGGCGGAGGTTTGTCTCGCTGGATTTGCTTCAGCAGGGGCTCATCTCACCCTCGGACCTGAATCTCTTCAAGATCACCCACAGTATCGAGGAAGCCGAGGCGGAGATTCTCCAGTTTTACAAGAACTTCCACTCCTACCGCTGGGTGCGGCAGGCCATGGTCATCCGCATCCGGCAGCGTCTCTCAGACACCGCTCTGGACGCGCTTAATCGCGACTTTGCCTCTCTGCTCGTCGATGGCACGATCACGCAGGGTCCGGCCTTGCCAGAGGAGGCGGCCGAGGTGCAACTGGCCGATCTGCCCCGCATCGTACTCACGCCGACCAAGCACGACTTTGGCGGCATCCGAGCGCTGATCGATGCGATCAACGCTGCGGAAACGCAGGAGTAGGTTTTCTTCCGGTCAGGCCGAGGCTTTGGGAGCACCAAATCCGAGGCCGAGGAGCGAGACGCCGGAGAAGATCGAGTTGATCCCGTAAAAGGTGCCGATCACCCAACCCGTATTCGCGGGCCACTGGAAGTAGATCATCACGCCGAGGACTAATGCGATCACACCGGAAAAAACAAAGAATCCCCAACCGCCGTGACCGCGCAGCCGGAAGGCGCTGATCGTGGTGACGATGCCTTCCAGGATCAGAAAGACGGCGAAGATCAGCGTGATGACCTTCATTCCCGAGGCGGCGCAAAGCAGCAGGGCAACGCCCACGCCGATACGAATGAGCGCGGCGATGCCATTAAGGATCCGGTGATCAGGCTTTTTGCCCGAAATGGCCAGGCCGAGGGAAACGAAGCCGCTCACCAGGCAGAAAATACCGATGACCTGGGTGACGATGAGCGAAAAGAAATATGGGAAGCTGATCGCAAGGAAGCCGAGGACGAGGGAGAGAATGCCCGAGAAAATCAGCCAGCTTTTGCTGTGCCCGTGGTGGGAAGGATTTGCGATGCTCATCGGTGCGGACTCTAGTCGGATTTCCTGGATGTTCGCCAGCCGGAATTACCGTGGTTTCATCGCGGTAAGGCTCAGGAATTCCCTTCCATCCGTCCGGTGCTTGTCAGGAAAATTTTCAAAGCAGAAATACTCCAGGGATTCGATTTCAAAGCCGGCCTCGCGCACGGCTCGCCCGAGGATATCCTTATCAAAGAGGTGGATCATATCCGGAAGCCTGTCCCGCCATTCCGGGGAGGCGACTTCCTTGGGATTGAGGACTCCGGGCCATCGATCGCCTCGGGCTTTCCGAGCGTGGAACTCATCCCAGTACTTTCGGTAATAGCTCAGACTTGGCGTGATCGTGATGGCGAAAAGCTGTCCTCCGGGAATCAACCACCGATAGATCCTGCCGAGGGCCTCCTCCAATCTTGGACCATCGAGAAAATGCAGGACCTGGCCCCCGAGCACTCCAGCCACGGAGGCATCGAGCAGGCTGAGTTCCTCCGGGAAACGGGCAGGCATCACAACGAGGCGCTTTTGCTCCTCGGCTCCGGCGGATTGCTGGAGGATGGCCAGTTCCGTTGGAGAGAGATCGACCGCCACGACCGTGGCGCCATTTTTCAGGGCTGGCAAGGTAGCATTGCCATAGGCAGCTCCGATGTCCAGCAGCGGCCGCGTGGCCGATTTCGACAATGCCACAAATTCCCGGGCGGCCGGGCCGAGCTCCCGGGTCATGATACCCATGTTGTCGTCGGTCGGGATAAGCCCTTGTTCCAACTCTTCAGGCCACAGCGATTCCATCGGCCTTCGGTATCGGAAAAACTTCCCGATGAAAATAGCCGGGAGGGAAAAGAGTCTTTTCCTCGTGGCTGACGAGAATCTTGCAAAAAAGCTTGCATGAAGGGGTTGGAAAGCGTTTCTTTACCCGCTCTCGAAAACGAATTCCTGAGTAGCTCAGTGGTAGAGCGGTCGGCTGTTAACCGATTGGTCGTAGGTTCGAATCCTACCTCAGGAGCCATTCCAAGAACCCTGTTAAATACAGGCTTTTCACACTTGAAGGCTGATGAATAAAGGCTCTGCGGAGAGCAATTGCATTTCGATACAATGCGAAGCGCGGCTTTCCGCTGTCAAAAACGCCGACTTTCTGCGACTTTCCGCAATAGATGAAAGGGCGTCCGAAAAAGACAGCGATCGAGCCGCGATTCAATGAAACCCGCCAGCGGTGGCAGGTCGAGTTGCCTGCTTCTTGGGCTGGGAAACGGAAGATCGCCTTTTTTCCAGATGAAATGTCCGCTTGGGACTGGCTCTCTGATCGTCAGAAGGAACGCACCCGAGGGCTGGATATTTCAACGGAGCGCAAATCTGGTGCGCGATCAGTTTCAAGGCTGGTGGATTTGTACCTTGAGACCCGAAAGGACAAGTCCGGGTATAATACGACCCGGAACCACCTCGAAAAGCTCCGGTCGGAGTTTGGCGGGCTACCGATCGACGATATTTCACCCTTGAAGGCTCGGCGCTGGATAGAGGGCATTCCTCTGGCTCCTCGGACGCGCTGGGGGATTTACTCTTCATGCAGATCCTTTGCGGCCTGGGCAGGCCGGTATGAGTTCGCCGCTGGGAATCCGTTCGCCGTCATGGAGGAACCAGAGAAAGGGGAGCCTCCAAAGGTGATTTTGACCGTGGCGCAAATGAAGGCGCTCCTCGCTGCGGAGATGCCCGTCTATATGCGCTCATGGATCGTTCTCGGGGGATTTGCCGGGATACGCACTGAGGAACTTCTGCGTATGACGTGGAATGCGGTCAACCTGGAGGAGAAGGAAATCCATGTTTCCCGGGAGGCGATCAAGCGGACCAGGGGAGGAATGCGTGAGCGGTACGTGTCGATGCTCCCGGCGGTGATTCGCCATAGCCCGCAGGGCCAGAGCGGGAAAATCATCCCGGTTGCCAGGACTACGTTTCACTACCACGCCAAGAGGATTGCGAAGGCTGTTTTCAACATCGAAGACGGCTGGCCGCACAACTGCTTGCGCCATTCCTTTGCCAGCTACCATCTCGCCATGTGGGAAGATTCGGGGAAGACGGCTCACCAGATGGGACACACGTCGCCAAACATGGTGCATCAAAACTACGCCCGGGCGGTGAAGAAAAAGGAAGCCACAGAGTGGTGGGCGCTATGAAACTGTTCTCAATCGAAAAGCGAGCCATGGAGGCGCTTTCGGTGATCCTGTCTCCGCTGATCCTGCTATGTCTTATCGGGAAATTGCTCTGGTCTGCCGTGATGTGGATATGGGATAGGGTAAGGCGATGAGCGGTAATAAAAATTCAAATCCGTGGCCGGTAATAATCGGATTCGGATATCTGTTCTCGTTCCCATTTGCATGGGCGATTTCAGATAAATTGAAACTGGATGGCGCAGGATTCGTTTTTATTGTAATTATATCCCCTGTGTTCGTGGCGCTGGCTATCGCTGGAATAATTGGCGCTGTCGTCTATTCCGTAAAGTTGCTCGCACTTTGGAGTGATGAAGTTGAATCGGTGATGAAAGACCGCAATAAGGCAATCGCCGAAAGGGATTCAAAAAAAACCATTTACCTATGGTTGGTATTGGCGGTTCTAGTTATTCCAGTAGTGCTGTTTGTTGTTTTGATGTTTGCTGCGGACTGAAACTTATTCACCGTTGCGCAACGATATGTGAATAAGTATTTTACGTACGTAAATGTACGTCGGACATCGCATGTCCGATGCCCCCCGTTAGCGTGGGGCGCATGAAGAGAGAAGTGCGAATCCCGGCGGCGCTGAAGCTGGCAGCGCGAGTGATGAAAATTGATGAGGCGACTCTAGCGGAATACCTCCTCGAATGCGTGACAGGTGCCCAGGCGTACCAGATCGCAAAAGCCATCAAGGTGGGAGGTTGGAAGTGAAGAGGGTATATATAAAGGTTCCCGATGGGATCGAGGAATGGGGTGAGAAAAATGGCGTCTCAAGCGAGGCCGCGATTCAGGCCATCCTTGAATGGTTTATTACCCCGTACCGGTTGACACGCAATTCGGGGTGTGTTACACCATGCGCGTCATGCCAAACCAGAGATCAAAAGGGAAAACGCACTTCACGGCGTCAACGGAAAACGAATTAAAGGCGGCAATCGAGAAGTATGCTCGCGACAATAATCTTGATCGGAATACTGCCATTCGGCTCTTGCTGTGGCAGTCCGCCGAAAAAGAGGGGATCGCTGTTGCTCCAGAGGAATTCCATAAAGAGGTTTCCGAAACGAAGCTCAAAAACAAAGCAAAGAAGAGGAAGTAAAATTCCTTGTTGACAGGTGTGTCACACCTAATGCATTCTCTCACCGCATGAGCCAAGTACGATTCACAGCCAGTATTGAGAATCCGTTGGCGGCAGCTATTGACGTGTTCAAAGTTCGTGATCGCAGACGCACCCGAAACGCGGCGCTAAATGAACTGCTGTACCGCCACCCCGAACTGCAAAAAATTTTGTCGGAAGGTGTGACACACCCGAAGGCGAAACGCAAACCCGCGAAAGGAGCAGCGAAATGAAACTTCGCGAGTCCGCCGAGAAGTTCGGTCAGCGCGTCGGCTTGAGCACCTACACGGTCCGCAAGATGTGCCACAATAACAAGCTGATCGCCCGCAAGGTTGGTAGGAGTTGGCAGATCGACGTGGAAGCTAGCGAGAATGGTCTTTCTCTCATCAGTGGAAACACACCGGAGAAGGCAATAACGAAACGGCGCATTACGGATGGGAAGAAATGAGCGCGACAACCCAATCCCAGGCCGACGCGATCTTGGCGTACCTTCGCGCTAAGGGGCGGATTACACCGATGGAGGCGCTGCGTAAGTTCGGATCGTTCCGTCTTGGAGCGCGGATTTACGACCTTAAGCGCCGTGGCTTTATGATCCATACAAAGCTTATCGAGAGGCGCGGAAAGCGGTTCGCGCAGTACGAGATGAGCAACGACCAGCCGGATCACGCGAAATGACGACAATTCGACAAGGTAGCCGGTGGGTCCAATCTGAAACCAAGCTGATCCATTACGTTACGATGGTTGAGGATGGCGAGGTTGTTACGTTCTCCGATCCGTCCCGCTATTCGACTGGATACACGTGGCGAGGAACTACGACGGAGTTTCTCAACCAATTCAAACCGGAGGGATCGAAATGAAAGAGTTGCTGATA of the Terrimicrobium sacchariphilum genome contains:
- a CDS encoding ArnT family glycosyltransferase, with translation MNRLHDWLARHPLVRDAIIFCIPALLFGAALRLILLYYSPLAFWNADSRSFMGFTNGVMTEWYFSINEKRRYLYPIFMLPISLLPGGTLRWLSWIQAAIGLLTVLPLAYIVRRVFTGWKWWIIPVTVLYAGMPVLIWYEHELLADTLTFNYTVWIMAGWVAWTSQKDPVRARRLWWCFFVPFAMFLLTKPSGKFLWPGLAIGILLVLGWRVLRWPQWAAIAALFLVSLTIGDEDQSSWLLYTSNFPLTRLDTPLHAEYKAEIKDWVQKTRAELDDYHRTEMDVHDFLRSPEDHPEYPLWQKLAKEDDKGLNKLYHELSKEALTSSPHLFLYIALTRLAGSANQTDFDTDRFETSYYDEKFEKQYGSKRNTPSMLRIALGIPKDEPMPPYSTVRTWINPHPDFAGARFLVAYSDAYQRAGDLIYRPRGKPSTMLESRPSLLGWWVVLGTILSLFSPWRNTIGVWSIALWGYGLAVFLLGVELHRYFTPLWALILLLLAIPLDGIYRLVLRRFS
- the aroF gene encoding 3-deoxy-7-phosphoheptulonate synthase, encoding MIIVLRPHASKEQIDQVLHEVEVLGYTPAPIHGATQTVIAAIGDERTHANLESLTAFPQVESVLRVQKRYKLASRESHPADTVINVDGVEVGGGKFGLMAGPCSVESEEQLMKTAHAVKAAGATILRGGAYKPRTSPYEFQGLGKEGLRLLALARKETGLKIITEVLSERDVEHVAETADILQIGARNAQNYQLLIEAAKSGKAVLLKRGMSERIEEWLLAAEYLLAHGNPNVFLCERGIRTFETYTRNTLDLAAVAIAKKESHLPVVIDPSQGCGRADLVISLCIGAVAMGADGLLIEVHPNPAEALSDGQQQVDFAGFQKLVASIQPFLQAVNKSAA
- a CDS encoding TIGR00730 family Rossman fold protein, with the protein product MKDKEKADLIKSLISDVAQGRQAELLEEMVETVLRFGRDGAGIADLKLYSRAVRELRYATSVFSKYHGIRKVAVFGSARTKRESQEYQLAREFARRIVQHGYMIITGGGDGIMGAAQEGAGAEKSFGLNIRLPFEQRANEVIDGDPKLINFRYFFTRKLHFVKETHAFVLFPGGFGTHDEGFEVLTLMQTGKSAIVPIVFVDRPNGHYWETWRRFVSLDLLQQGLISPSDLNLFKITHSIEEAEAEILQFYKNFHSYRWVRQAMVIRIRQRLSDTALDALNRDFASLLVDGTITQGPALPEEAAEVQLADLPRIVLTPTKHDFGGIRALIDAINAAETQE
- a CDS encoding HdeD family acid-resistance protein yields the protein MSIANPSHHGHSKSWLIFSGILSLVLGFLAISFPYFFSLIVTQVIGIFCLVSGFVSLGLAISGKKPDHRILNGIAALIRIGVGVALLLCAASGMKVITLIFAVFLILEGIVTTISAFRLRGHGGWGFFVFSGVIALVLGVMIYFQWPANTGWVIGTFYGINSIFSGVSLLGLGFGAPKASA
- a CDS encoding class I SAM-dependent methyltransferase, with protein sequence MESLWPEELEQGLIPTDDNMGIMTRELGPAAREFVALSKSATRPLLDIGAAYGNATLPALKNGATVVAVDLSPTELAILQQSAGAEEQKRLVVMPARFPEELSLLDASVAGVLGGQVLHFLDGPRLEEALGRIYRWLIPGGQLFAITITPSLSYYRKYWDEFHARKARGDRWPGVLNPKEVASPEWRDRLPDMIHLFDKDILGRAVREAGFEIESLEYFCFENFPDKHRTDGREFLSLTAMKPR
- a CDS encoding tyrosine-type recombinase/integrase codes for the protein MSAWDWLSDRQKERTRGLDISTERKSGARSVSRLVDLYLETRKDKSGYNTTRNHLEKLRSEFGGLPIDDISPLKARRWIEGIPLAPRTRWGIYSSCRSFAAWAGRYEFAAGNPFAVMEEPEKGEPPKVILTVAQMKALLAAEMPVYMRSWIVLGGFAGIRTEELLRMTWNAVNLEEKEIHVSREAIKRTRGGMRERYVSMLPAVIRHSPQGQSGKIIPVARTTFHYHAKRIAKAVFNIEDGWPHNCLRHSFASYHLAMWEDSGKTAHQMGHTSPNMVHQNYARAVKKKEATEWWAL
- a CDS encoding helix-turn-helix domain-containing protein is translated as MSATTQSQADAILAYLRAKGRITPMEALRKFGSFRLGARIYDLKRRGFMIHTKLIERRGKRFAQYEMSNDQPDHAK